The DNA region AACCAGCGCATGATTCTGACCTCCGCCATGGAAGAACCGTCATTGGTAAGGCATTGTACCACGATGTTTACAGTTTCGTAGAAAAGGATCCAAACGACGTAGATTACCAGGCCCCTGTGCATGTGGGTGTACACTGAGTATAGCAGCAAGCAGCTGATGAGGATGGTGATGAAAGATAGGAAGGCAACAATAGTCAGGCTCCAGCAGATGATGAACAGTTTTATCAGGATACTTGTGCTCTTGATCTGTGACATCTGCTCAGTGCAATTGTTTCTCCTTAGGTACTTCTGTTC from Ovis canadensis isolate MfBH-ARS-UI-01 breed Bighorn chromosome 20, ARS-UI_OviCan_v2, whole genome shotgun sequence includes:
- the TMEM217 gene encoding transmembrane protein 217; amino-acid sequence: MKQQHWCGMTARMGSLLSGVFTITSVDLYLIFEQKYLRRNNCTEQMSQIKSTSILIKLFIICWSLTIVAFLSFITILISCLLLYSVYTHMHRGLVIYVVWILFYETVNIVVQCLTNDGSSMAEVRIMRWFGLVSRICMHCFWMFFVITYAYMIYKNKSQGNIISYNRRVSTSSGDFLPRKSKIINFSRRYSE